The Streptomyces collinus DNA segment TGTGCTTGTACAGCTCGTGGTACTCGCCGTCGGACACCTCGTCGCGCGAACGCGCCCACAGGGCCTTCATGGAGTTCAGCGTCTCGGGTTCGGGCGCGCCCTCGCCGTCCTTCGCCTCCGGGACCATCCGGATCGGCCAGGTGATGAAGTCCGAGTAGCGCTTGACGATCTCCCGGATCGTCCACTCGGAGGTGTAGTCGTGCAGCTGGTTCTCGGGGTCGGCGGGCTTGAGGTGGAGCGTGACGGACGTACCCTGCGGCGCGTCGTCGACCCTCTCCAGGGTGTACGTGGCCTCGCCGCGTGACGTCCAGCGGGTCCCCTGGCCCTCGCCGGCGCGCCGGGTCACCAGCGTCACCTCGTCCGCCGCCATGAAGCCGGAGTAGAAGCCGACGCCGAACCGGCCGATGAGCCCCTCGGCCCCGGCCGCGTCCTTGGCCTCCTTCAGCTCCTCCAGGAACGCGGCCGTCCCGGAGTTGGCGATGGTGCCGATGAGCCGCCCGACCTCGTCGTACGACATGCCGATGCCGTTGTCCCGCACCGTGAGGGTGCGGGCCTCCTTGTCGATGTCGAGCTCGATGTGCAGGTCCGACACATCGGCGTCGAGGGAGTCGTCCCGCAGCTTCTCCAGACGCAGCTTGTCGAGCGCGTCGGAGGCGTTGGAGACGAGCTCCCGCAGGAAGACATCCTTGTTCGAGTAGACCGAGTGGATCATCAGCTGGAGCAGCTGACGCGCCTCTACCTGGAACTCAAACGTTTCGGTCGTCATGGTTCGCGAATCCCTCACAGGTCCCACAGTCGCCTGAACTGGATGTCACTGTAAAACACCAAGTCAGGCCGCGGCCCCGGAAGTCAGACGAGGCGGGCGAAGACGACCAGGTTCTCGGTGTAGTCCCGGGCCTGACGGTCGTAGGCACCCGCGCAGGTGATGAGCCGGACCTGGGCGTCCGGTGTGTCGCCGTAGACGCGGTCGCTGGGGAAGGCGTCCTTCTCGAACGACTCCGTGGCGTAGACGACGAAGGTCGCCTTGCCGCCGTCGGCCCGCGCCACCTGGAACCGGTCGCCCTTCCTCAGCTCGCTGAGCCCGGCGAAGACGGCCGGGGAGGTCGCGGTGTCCACGTGCCCCGCGATGATCGCGGTACCCGCCTCTCCGGGGGTGTGGCCCTTGGCGTACCAGCCGACGAGGTTGGTGTCGTGCGACGGCGGGGGCTCCAGCTGGCCCGAGCTGCCGATGGCGAGGTCGGTGAAGGGCGCGTCGACGGAGATCTTGGGGATGAGCAGGCGGACCGGCCGGGACCGCGGCAGATGCCGGCCGGCGCCGGCCGCGGCGGACCGTTGCGGCGCGGCGGACCGTTGCGGCGCGGCGGACCGTTGAGGCGCGGCGGACCGTTGCGGCGCGGCGGACGTGGGCGGCGTGGCGGGCACCTCGGGGACGGCCGGGCTCGCGGCCACGGCCGGCGGGGCGTGCGGCGGGCCTGCGGCGTCGGACGACCCACCGCGGCCGCCGACCAGGCTCACGGCCAGGACGAGGGCGGCCACCGCCCACAGCACCGACACGACGGTGCGCAGCCGCCGCTTCGACTGTTCGGGGCCGGGGTCTGGGCCGGGGAGAGCGGGGGGACTGGCTGCCATCAAGGACCACCTCATTCGGGCACGGCAGCGGGCACGGAACGCGGGACGACGAGCCGGGCCGCCGCGACGCGAGGTGCGCGTGCGGCGGCCACGGCTGCTGTGGGATCAGGCGTCGGTCACACCGTGCCGCGCGAGGCCTTCTGGCGTCGCAGCGCGTACAGACCGGTGCCGGCCACCGCCAGCACGGCCATCCCGCCCGCGGTCACGCCCGGCGCGGAGGCCAGCCCGCCACCACCGGTGTGCATGCCGCCGCGCGGCTTGTCGTGCTTGCCGTGCTTGTCGTGCTTGCCCTCCCAGGAGCCCTTGTCGTGCTTACCGCCCCAGTCGTCCTCCTTGAAGGTGTCCGTGTCGTGCTTGGAGTTGCCCCAGTCGTCGGAGTTCACCGCGGAGAGGGCTCCGCCACCGGTGTGCATCCCGCCGTGCGGCTTGTGGTGCTTGCCCTTCCAGGAGCCCTTCTCGTGCCCCTTCTCCTTGCCGTGCTCCTCTTCCTTGCCCCCGTGGTCGCCCTTGTCGCCGTCCCACTCGTCGTCCGCGGTCACCGCGGCCAGGGCTCCGCCGCCGGTGTGCATCCCGCCGTGCGGCTTGTGGTGCTTGCCCTTCCAGGAGCCCTTCTCGTGCCCCTTCTCCTTGCCGTGCTCCTCTTCCTTGCCCCCGTGGTCGCCCTTGTCGCCGTCCCACTCGTCGTCCGCGGTCACCGCGGCCAGGGCTCCGCCACCCGTGTGTACGCCGCCGCGCGGCTCGTGGTGCTTGCCGTCCTTGTGGTGCTCCTTGCTGTAGGAACTGGAGTCGTTGTCCCAGTCACCCATTGCCTCGGCGTAGGCGGCGGGCGCGGTGATCGCGAGGGCGGCCGTGGCGGTGGCCGTTGCGAGCAGCATGCGGGCAGAGCGCATCGGTGAGTCCTTCCGTCGCGACCCGGGCAGCTGACGCCTCGCCAGCTCACGAGACCCGGCCTCGACTGAACCACCGTCAGTCATGCCGGGCGGCCCCACCATCCAGGGCGTTCACACGGGTTACGACGGCACTCCGACGGCGGAACGCCCCGGTGTCCCGGGGGCGCCGGAGGGGCCCGGAGGCCCTCCCCGTCAACGCCGTCCGAAGCCCCGGTGCGCCATGCGGGCCGGGTCCGGATCGGCCAGCTGGGCCGCCATGCCGACGAGGACCAGCCCGCCCGCGATGAGCAGCCCCTGGGCCAGGGCGATGCCGCAGGCCAGCACGGCGACGCCGAGTGCCAGCCCCCACCAGGCGCCGGTACGCCGGTACTCCCGGGGCCGGGCGGGGCGGCCGGATCTCATGGCCCGGGTGAACCGGGGGTCCTCCTGCTCGAGTCGTGCTTCGAGATCGACGAGGCGGTGGTCTTCGGACTGGGGCACGGCTTCTCCTTCCCGGAACCCGAGCGCTTCGAGGCAGGCACGACCGAGGTCATGACAAGTCCTGGGGTGTCGGGCCCTGCGGCGGTACGGAGGGAGACGGGCCGCCGATACGCCGGTGCGGCCGGCCGCGGCTGTCTCACCAGGGCTTCAGCTTCTCCCTCCTCCAACGGCTTACGCCATCGGGCCCCATGCTCATTCTTCCCGGTGGCCGACCCTCATGAACGCCGGTCCGGAAAGGGGGTGTTCGGGTCGGGGATGGGTGCTGTCACGGATGGCCGCGTGGGGCCGGGCAGGGCACGCGTCCGGCGCGCGCCATGGCGACGGTCGCATGGAGCGGCGCCGCGCCGACCTGCTCGTGAGGCCTGCCTGACGGACCGCCTGGGATCGCCGCCCCGCTACGCCACCCGCGTCGGGCTGATCGGGCCCTCAGCGCCGCAGCACGCCTAGCGCTCGGCCTCGGCGTGCTGGGGAGCGGCGGGTGGGGCGGTGTGCTCGGGCTCGGTGCCGGGCGCCGGGGACGTGCCGCGGGGCAGGAAGCCCTGCCCCGCCCGGAGCGCACGGGCGAGCAGGTGTGCGCGTCCGGCGGCGATGGGGCCGAGGACCGCGAGGACGAGGACGTACCCGGCGATGAACGGGGCGAGCCGGGCGTCGAGTCCGGCGCCGGCGGCCATGGCTGCCAGGATGAGCGCGAACTCGCCCCGGGCGACGAGGGTGGTCGCGATCTCGGCGGCGGGGTCGGTGCCGTAGCCGTACACGCGGGCGACGAGCAGACCCGCGAGGACGTTCATGACGAGGGTCAGTGCGGCCGCGGCGGCGACCGGTCCGACGACGGAGACGATGTCGCCGGGGTCGATGGAGAGACCGAAGGCGAAGAAGAAGATGGCCGCGAAGGCGTCGCGCAGTGGATGCACGAGGTCCCTGATGCGCGGGCCGGAGGGGGTACCGGCCAGGATCAGGCCGACCATGAACGCGCCGATGGCGTCGGCGACGCCGAGGACCTCGGAGACCCCTGCCACCAGGACGGCCACGCCGAGGAAGCTGATGACGAGCAGTTCGTTGTCACGGGTCGCGATGAGCCGCCCGACCGGTTTCGTGCCGTAGCGGGCCGCCGCGGCCAGCAGCAGCAGGAAACCGAAGGCCTTGGCACCTTGCAGGACCATGTCGCCGACGCCCTGGGCGCCGCTGATGACCGGCTGGAGGGCGGCCAGGTACAGGGCGAGGAAGATGTCCTCGACCACGATGACGCCCAGGATGAGGCGCGTCTCCGGGCGGCCGATGCGGCCCAGGTCGATGAGGACCTTGGTGACGATGGCGGACGAGGAGATGCCGAGGACACCGGCGAGGACCAGCGCCTCCCGGAGGCCCCAGCCCAGGGCGAAGCCGAATCCCAGCCCCGCGCCGACGTTGAGCAGCAGGTAGATCCCACCCGCCGTCAGCAGGCGCCGGCCGCCGCTCCTGAGATCGTCGAGGTGGAACTCCAGGCCCAGGTAGAACAGCAGCAGCACCAGGCCGAGCGCGGCAAGCATCTCGAAGTCG contains these protein-coding regions:
- a CDS encoding class F sortase, with the protein product MAASPPALPGPDPGPEQSKRRLRTVVSVLWAVAALVLAVSLVGGRGGSSDAAGPPHAPPAVAASPAVPEVPATPPTSAAPQRSAAPQRSAAPQRSAAPQRSAAAGAGRHLPRSRPVRLLIPKISVDAPFTDLAIGSSGQLEPPPSHDTNLVGWYAKGHTPGEAGTAIIAGHVDTATSPAVFAGLSELRKGDRFQVARADGGKATFVVYATESFEKDAFPSDRVYGDTPDAQVRLITCAGAYDRQARDYTENLVVFARLV
- a CDS encoding DUF3040 domain-containing protein, with amino-acid sequence MPQSEDHRLVDLEARLEQEDPRFTRAMRSGRPARPREYRRTGAWWGLALGVAVLACGIALAQGLLIAGGLVLVGMAAQLADPDPARMAHRGFGRR
- a CDS encoding cation:proton antiporter; amino-acid sequence: MGHADSLLAMGGAFLAAALLARLGGRIGLPTIPLFMLAGILLGPHTPGLVIVEDAHDFEMLAALGLVLLLFYLGLEFHLDDLRSGGRRLLTAGGIYLLLNVGAGLGFGFALGWGLREALVLAGVLGISSSAIVTKVLIDLGRIGRPETRLILGVIVVEDIFLALYLAALQPVISGAQGVGDMVLQGAKAFGFLLLLAAAARYGTKPVGRLIATRDNELLVISFLGVAVLVAGVSEVLGVADAIGAFMVGLILAGTPSGPRIRDLVHPLRDAFAAIFFFAFGLSIDPGDIVSVVGPVAAAAALTLVMNVLAGLLVARVYGYGTDPAAEIATTLVARGEFALILAAMAAGAGLDARLAPFIAGYVLVLAVLGPIAAGRAHLLARALRAGQGFLPRGTSPAPGTEPEHTAPPAAPQHAEAER